In a genomic window of Alphaproteobacteria bacterium:
- the plsX gene encoding phosphate acyltransferase PlsX, producing the protein MPDLKARHQNRKHILALDAMGGDNAPYSVLAGAALFAKTNQNVDFLFFGDSAKLTPIFNKFPILANRATIEHTEDFIAAEEKPSTALRRGKKSSMRLAIEAVKEGKADAVVSAGNTGALMIMSKLILKTLDGIDRPAIGTIIPTKIGSSLLLDMGANSACDAENLVQFSIMGDAFAKAALAKESPSIGLLNIGSEELKGHETVRVANQIISEEYTNLNYHGYVEGDDIMTGVVDVIVTDGFTGNVVLKAIEGTAKILTGFFKQGFKASLFSRIGLLFSALSLKKVFKKIDPRNHNGAMFLGLNGISIKSHGNADKIGFSNALKVAVNLIENKINQKIIEELKLINNK; encoded by the coding sequence ATGCCGGATTTAAAAGCGCGCCACCAAAACAGAAAACATATATTAGCTCTTGATGCTATGGGAGGTGATAATGCTCCCTATTCCGTTCTAGCTGGAGCTGCGTTATTTGCTAAAACTAACCAAAATGTAGATTTTCTATTTTTTGGTGACTCAGCCAAATTAACGCCCATATTTAACAAATTTCCAATATTAGCAAACAGAGCAACAATAGAGCATACTGAAGACTTCATTGCCGCCGAAGAAAAGCCCTCTACTGCCTTAAGGAGAGGGAAAAAATCAAGCATGAGGCTTGCGATAGAAGCTGTAAAGGAAGGTAAGGCTGATGCAGTTGTTTCGGCTGGCAATACCGGCGCTTTAATGATTATGTCTAAGCTAATCTTAAAAACTCTAGATGGTATTGACAGACCAGCAATTGGCACCATAATACCGACAAAAATAGGAAGCTCATTACTTCTAGATATGGGGGCAAATTCTGCTTGTGACGCAGAGAATTTAGTGCAGTTTTCAATAATGGGCGACGCTTTTGCAAAAGCGGCTCTTGCTAAAGAATCTCCATCTATAGGCCTTTTAAATATAGGGTCAGAAGAGCTAAAAGGTCACGAAACTGTTCGTGTCGCTAATCAAATTATCAGCGAAGAATATACCAACTTGAATTATCATGGCTATGTAGAAGGTGATGATATAATGACTGGTGTGGTTGATGTTATAGTCACAGATGGCTTTACAGGGAATGTGGTTTTGAAGGCTATTGAGGGCACTGCAAAGATTTTAACTGGCTTCTTTAAGCAAGGTTTTAAAGCTTCACTCTTTTCAAGAATAGGGCTGTTATTTTCTGCTTTATCATTAAAAAAAGTTTTCAAGAAGATTGACCCAAGAAACCATAATGGGGCCATGTTCTTAGGGCTAAATGGCATATCAATCAAGAGCCATGGAAACGCTGACAAAATTGGCTTCTCTAATGCGCTTAAAGTTGCTGTAAATTTAATTGAAAATAAAATTAATCAGAAGATAATCGAAGAGCTGAAGCTAATAAATAACAAGTAA
- a CDS encoding ketoacyl-ACP synthase III, producing MNCSTKILSCGSYLPKKIVTNSELARTVDTSDEWIRERTGIAQRHIAAENELTSDLGYNAALSALNNSDLTAKDIDAIIVATTTPDNIFPSTATKIQAKLGMSHGFAFDVQAVCSGFIYALTIADKFIKTGSAKNILVIGAETLSRILNWEDRNTCVLFGDGAGAVILSADLSRESDIIDSQLHSDGSLYKILNTNGGPSLNGGEGHITMQGKDVFKHAVSKMSATVKDIMLRNQLTIEQINLVVPHQANQRILDAVARKLEIPKEKMVSTVNMHANTSAASIPLALNEALSNNRVNRGSYMIFEALGAGLTWGSMLIKY from the coding sequence ATGAATTGCTCAACAAAAATCTTAAGCTGCGGTAGCTACCTTCCCAAAAAAATTGTCACAAATAGTGAGCTTGCTAGAACCGTTGATACTAGCGATGAGTGGATTAGAGAAAGAACTGGCATTGCTCAAAGACATATAGCCGCTGAGAATGAGCTTACCTCCGACCTTGGCTATAATGCTGCGCTTTCGGCTTTAAATAACAGTGATTTAACGGCCAAAGATATTGACGCTATAATTGTCGCTACTACTACTCCAGATAACATCTTCCCATCTACAGCCACTAAAATTCAAGCAAAACTTGGAATGAGTCATGGCTTTGCATTTGATGTGCAAGCGGTTTGCTCTGGTTTTATATATGCCTTAACTATTGCTGATAAATTTATAAAAACTGGAAGTGCTAAAAATATTTTAGTTATTGGTGCTGAGACATTATCACGAATTTTAAATTGGGAAGATCGTAATACATGCGTATTATTTGGTGATGGTGCAGGCGCGGTAATTTTAAGTGCTGATCTATCAAGAGAAAGTGACATTATAGATAGCCAGCTACATTCAGATGGCTCCCTTTACAAAATTCTTAATACTAATGGTGGACCATCTTTAAATGGAGGAGAAGGACATATTACCATGCAAGGTAAGGATGTTTTTAAACATGCGGTTAGTAAAATGTCGGCCACAGTAAAAGATATCATGCTGCGAAACCAACTTACAATAGAGCAAATTAATTTAGTAGTTCCACATCAGGCGAATCAAAGAATCTTAGATGCCGTTGCGCGAAAGCTTGAAATTCCTAAGGAAAAAATGGTTTCAACCGTAAATATGCACGCTAATACATCTGCAGCGTCAATTCCTCTTGCACTAAATGAAGCTTTAAGTAATAATAGAGTTAATAGAGGAAGCTATATGATATTTGAAGCTCTTGGAGCTGGGCTTACTTGGGGCTCTATGTTAATCAAATATTAG
- a CDS encoding integration host factor subunit alpha, giving the protein MSETINKENIATEISEEFGISKSQSAGMVNDIISVMAKITYESGKVRIPYFGTFSKKEKVARMGRNPKTKEEFKIAAREVITFKASDFFKDFINDN; this is encoded by the coding sequence ATGTCAGAAACCATAAATAAAGAAAACATCGCTACAGAAATCTCAGAAGAATTTGGTATTTCTAAATCTCAATCAGCCGGAATGGTAAATGACATTATCTCAGTCATGGCCAAAATCACCTATGAATCTGGTAAGGTAAGAATTCCATATTTTGGCACTTTTAGTAAAAAAGAAAAAGTTGCAAGAATGGGCCGGAACCCAAAGACTAAAGAAGAGTTTAAAATAGCAGCAAGAGAAGTAATTACTTTTAAAGCCTCAGATTTTTTTAAAGATTTTATTAATGATAATTAA
- a CDS encoding MerR family transcriptional regulator encodes MENLFAKTFSNLSLKPINEVAEELSIEPYILRFWETKFSQISPTKGRGNRRLYNEKDIDTLKSIKDLLYNKGFTIEGAKKLLNGDISIKQAANSNQQQNSNIIAKAINDLKQIKAELQELS; translated from the coding sequence ATGGAAAACCTCTTCGCAAAAACTTTCTCCAATTTATCCCTAAAACCCATCAATGAAGTAGCAGAAGAGCTTTCAATAGAACCATATATTCTTAGATTTTGGGAAACAAAATTTAGCCAAATTAGCCCAACTAAAGGTAGAGGCAACAGACGCCTTTATAATGAGAAAGATATAGACACCTTAAAATCCATCAAAGACCTTTTATATAATAAAGGCTTTACCATCGAAGGAGCTAAAAAACTGTTAAATGGTGACATTAGCATAAAGCAAGCCGCCAATTCTAATCAACAGCAAAACTCAAATATTATTGCAAAAGCTATCAATGATTTAAAGCAAATAAAAGCTGAGCTACAAGAACTAAGTTAG
- a CDS encoding RluA family pseudouridine synthase → MFTFIITEEDNLERLDKFLADKLREQLISREKIKKTILAGNVLVDDQVVTMPRFNLASAKIISFKELAKQETKISPTEIELDVIYEDDDLMVVNKQAGLTVHPGAGNSNNTLVNALLARKTDLSSVSGSERPGIVHRLDKNTSGLMVVAKNDQAHLHISRQLEERSLTRKYYALIWGMLNPEEGIIETYIARSSRNRKLMEVTVNKGKKAITRYQSKKIMLNGAVTLIECQLQTGRTHQIRVHMSNMGHSILGDPEYGNNKKKLLRHFNLEDDKLLFNFKRQALHAFYLQLEHPISGKLLEFQLDMPKDMQDIISYIEQK, encoded by the coding sequence ATGTTTACTTTCATAATTACAGAGGAAGATAATCTGGAGAGATTAGATAAGTTTTTAGCGGATAAACTAAGAGAACAGCTTATTTCACGAGAAAAAATAAAAAAAACTATATTAGCTGGTAATGTCTTAGTTGATGATCAAGTAGTTACAATGCCTAGATTTAATTTAGCCTCAGCAAAAATAATTAGTTTCAAAGAGCTAGCAAAACAAGAAACTAAGATAAGCCCAACAGAAATAGAGCTAGATGTTATTTATGAAGATGATGATCTTATGGTCGTAAACAAACAAGCTGGCCTAACTGTGCACCCTGGGGCAGGTAATAGCAATAATACCTTAGTTAATGCGTTGCTAGCAAGAAAGACAGATCTTTCATCTGTGAGTGGTAGTGAAAGACCGGGTATAGTGCATAGATTAGATAAAAACACTTCCGGCCTTATGGTAGTTGCAAAAAATGATCAAGCACATTTACATATAAGCAGGCAACTGGAAGAAAGAAGTTTAACCAGAAAATATTATGCTTTAATTTGGGGTATGTTAAATCCAGAAGAGGGTATAATCGAAACCTATATAGCAAGAAGCTCAAGAAATAGAAAATTAATGGAGGTAACAGTTAATAAGGGTAAGAAAGCAATTACCCGTTATCAAAGTAAAAAGATTATGCTAAATGGAGCTGTTACTTTAATAGAGTGTCAGCTGCAAACTGGACGTACACATCAAATTAGAGTGCATATGTCAAATATGGGGCATAGTATTTTAGGGGATCCTGAATATGGCAATAATAAGAAGAAGCTATTGCGTCATTTTAATTTAGAAGATGATAAATTATTATTTAACTTCAAAAGACAAGCTTTACATGCTTTTTATTTGCAGCTGGAGCATCCAATAAGTGGTAAGCTGCTGGAATTTCAGCTTGATATGCCAAAAGACATGCAAGATATAATCAGCTATATAGAACAAAAATAA
- a CDS encoding exopolysaccharide biosynthesis protein: protein MEHNKRSSTSEFLKSVVKASKSDRVTIDELKTSMHERGFGILLIGFSLPLAVPLPYIPGITTIFAIPLFFLSVQMMLGFNSPWLPKWLTRLSIKRSTLSFIVISSSPLLKKIERLLKPRLLFFASDKGTKIIGFFCIIFAVSIALPLPFTNFVPALGILTLSLGMLSRDGVTILMGILLGIAGVIFTVAVILLGKKIVMGIINSFIY, encoded by the coding sequence ATGGAGCATAATAAGAGATCATCTACCTCTGAGTTTTTAAAGAGTGTGGTAAAAGCCAGTAAATCAGATCGCGTGACTATAGATGAACTAAAAACATCTATGCATGAGCGTGGCTTTGGTATTTTGTTGATCGGCTTCTCTTTACCTTTAGCTGTTCCACTTCCTTATATACCAGGTATTACAACTATTTTTGCAATTCCCTTGTTTTTTTTATCAGTTCAAATGATGCTTGGCTTTAATTCGCCATGGCTGCCAAAATGGTTAACTAGATTATCTATAAAAAGAAGCACTTTAAGCTTTATAGTTATAAGTTCCTCGCCCTTGCTGAAGAAGATAGAAAGATTGTTAAAGCCAAGATTGTTGTTTTTTGCATCCGATAAAGGTACAAAAATTATAGGCTTTTTTTGTATAATTTTTGCCGTTTCTATTGCACTACCCTTACCATTTACAAATTTTGTTCCAGCCTTGGGTATTTTAACTCTATCTTTGGGTATGCTAAGCAGAGATGGGGTTACCATATTAATGGGTATTTTATTAGGTATAGCTGGTGTTATATTTACTGTAGCAGTTATATTGCTTGGGAAAAAAATAGTAATGGGCATCATAAATAGCTTTATATATTAA
- a CDS encoding prepilin-type N-terminal cleavage/methylation domain-containing protein encodes MNKKNQAFSLVELSIVIIILGLLVASVTVGKDLIQAAQLRGLISQIHGFETQTSTFKLKYDALPGDISNADKRGLGSNNGDDDGVLEDGTADTTPDTANYELVYFWEHLNNAGFADGAYDGDSTNGVIGETFPKAKHGGGIVVYGVSGVNYYHIGIEDSTAGSPSTLSFADSLVPEDAFSIDNKLDDGYPLKGKMVARSASCSSDPSSFTCANTAITTTSGGASQTAGEACVLQSSGTQDADLDEYDFETTVNKCQLRLQMNN; translated from the coding sequence ATGAATAAAAAAAATCAAGCATTCTCATTAGTCGAGTTATCAATAGTTATAATTATTTTGGGGTTGCTAGTTGCATCTGTCACGGTTGGAAAAGACTTGATACAAGCTGCTCAACTTCGAGGTTTAATTTCGCAAATTCATGGTTTCGAAACACAAACGAGTACTTTTAAATTAAAATATGATGCTTTGCCAGGAGATATAAGCAACGCAGATAAAAGGGGCTTAGGTTCAAATAATGGTGACGATGACGGTGTTTTAGAAGATGGAACTGCAGATACTACGCCAGATACTGCAAATTATGAACTTGTTTATTTCTGGGAGCACTTAAATAATGCAGGTTTTGCAGATGGAGCCTATGATGGAGATAGCACAAATGGAGTTATAGGTGAAACTTTTCCAAAGGCAAAGCATGGTGGAGGTATAGTTGTTTATGGTGTAAGTGGCGTAAATTACTACCACATAGGAATAGAAGATTCTACAGCGGGTAGCCCATCAACACTTAGCTTTGCTGATAGTTTAGTTCCAGAAGATGCATTCTCAATTGATAATAAGTTAGATGATGGTTACCCTTTAAAAGGTAAAATGGTGGCAAGATCAGCATCATGTAGTTCTGACCCTTCATCCTTTACATGTGCAAATACCGCAATTACCACAACAAGTGGTGGAGCAAGTCAAACAGCTGGTGAAGCTTGTGTGTTGCAATCTAGTGGTACGCAAGATGCAGATCTTGATGAATATGACTTTGAAACTACGGTCAATAAGTGTCAATTAAGATTACAAATGAATAATTAA
- a CDS encoding prephenate dehydratase (catalyzes the formation of phenylpyruvate from prephenate in phenylalanine biosynthesis) codes for MIYKDYKKSVAYQGSEGANSHLLCVSKFPHAKHHSFDTFDEVFHAVESGKIALGIVPIENSNAGRVSEIHNLLKGTSLHIVGEFFLEIRHHLAAIADSDITQIKDVYSHPQALMQSNQSVKSLSLSKHSFFNTALAAKYVNKEQDPTKAALCTELAATLNNLKIIKYDMQDAEKNNTIFIALAKEVEELSINKSAKKVTTLLFTVRNIPAAIYKCLGGFATNNINIIKLESYIPGGLSEEASFFISFEGDVDERSVQLALEELGFYSKDIKLLGVYDKAVERK; via the coding sequence GTGATATATAAAGATTATAAGAAAAGCGTAGCCTATCAAGGTAGCGAGGGGGCCAATTCACACTTACTATGTGTATCCAAATTTCCTCATGCAAAACACCACTCTTTTGATACCTTTGATGAGGTTTTCCATGCTGTTGAATCTGGCAAAATAGCTTTAGGCATTGTACCAATTGAAAATTCAAATGCGGGTAGAGTTTCAGAAATTCATAATTTACTCAAAGGTACAAGTTTGCATATAGTTGGAGAGTTTTTTCTTGAGATAAGGCACCATTTAGCCGCAATAGCAGATAGTGATATTACTCAAATTAAAGATGTTTATTCTCACCCACAAGCATTAATGCAGTCAAATCAAAGTGTAAAGTCACTGTCATTAAGTAAGCATTCATTTTTTAATACAGCACTTGCAGCCAAATATGTTAATAAAGAGCAAGACCCAACAAAAGCAGCATTGTGCACTGAGCTTGCAGCAACATTAAATAATTTAAAAATTATTAAATATGACATGCAAGATGCAGAAAAGAACAATACTATTTTCATAGCATTAGCAAAAGAAGTAGAGGAGCTTTCAATCAATAAATCGGCAAAGAAGGTTACAACTCTTTTATTTACTGTTAGAAATATTCCAGCTGCTATTTATAAATGTTTAGGTGGCTTTGCAACTAATAATATCAATATTATAAAATTAGAAAGCTATATACCAGGTGGCTTGTCTGAGGAGGCTAGCTTTTTTATTAGTTTTGAGGGTGATGTAGATGAAAGGTCAGTGCAGCTAGCTCTAGAAGAGCTAGGCTTTTATTCTAAGGATATTAAATTGCTTGGTGTATATGATAAAGCAGTAGAAAGAAAATAA
- a CDS encoding 3-deoxy-7-phosphoheptulonate synthase class II, with the protein MTSHTKNNWHKSSWRSHPIKQQPKYEDLTKLAKTEESLSSYPALIYFDEAIKLKKHLANVSNGEAFLLQAGDCAESFAEFNEKNLKLYFQIILQMTAALMYGLNKPIVKVGRIAGQFAKPRSSDFEEINGKKIPSYRGDMVNSITENINERVPNPDNLLKAYQQSGTTLNFIRALASGGFASLDNIYSWLNDFSNVAKNNTKITDIIAEIAKSSSFFKACGYDLSAHKDYNSAEFFTSHEALLLNYEECLTRFNPIDERYYACSAHMLWIGERTRNLDEAHIEFFRGIANPIASKVGPTMQKDELLKLIDTLNPQNEPGRLTLISRMGADNINNKLPQLVEATKAEGLNVIWSCDPMHGNTETSSNDFKTRKFDNIFSEVNSFFDIHKSLNSYAGGIHLEMTGQNVTECLGGTEEITESCLAKNYNTHCDPRLNGHQSLELAFLIARKLQNNN; encoded by the coding sequence ATGACTTCACACACAAAAAACAATTGGCATAAATCTAGCTGGAGAAGCCACCCTATCAAACAGCAACCCAAATACGAAGATTTAACAAAGCTAGCAAAAACAGAAGAGTCTCTGTCTAGTTATCCGGCACTTATATATTTTGACGAAGCAATAAAACTAAAAAAACACCTAGCCAATGTTTCTAATGGTGAGGCCTTTTTACTGCAAGCGGGTGATTGTGCCGAGAGCTTTGCTGAGTTTAATGAAAAAAATTTAAAATTATATTTCCAAATTATATTGCAAATGACTGCAGCTTTAATGTATGGCTTGAATAAACCAATAGTAAAAGTTGGCCGTATTGCTGGACAGTTTGCAAAGCCAAGATCAAGTGACTTTGAAGAAATTAATGGCAAAAAGATACCTTCATATAGAGGTGATATGGTCAACTCTATTACAGAAAACATAAATGAAAGAGTGCCAAACCCAGATAATCTTCTCAAAGCCTATCAACAATCTGGCACCACTTTAAATTTCATAAGAGCATTAGCATCTGGTGGCTTTGCTAGTCTTGATAATATTTATAGCTGGTTAAATGATTTTTCTAATGTTGCAAAAAACAATACAAAAATTACAGATATAATAGCTGAGATAGCCAAATCATCATCCTTCTTCAAGGCCTGTGGCTATGATTTGTCTGCCCATAAAGATTATAATAGTGCTGAATTTTTTACTTCACATGAGGCGCTATTGTTAAACTACGAAGAGTGCTTAACTCGGTTCAACCCTATAGATGAAAGATATTACGCTTGTTCTGCTCATATGCTTTGGATCGGAGAAAGAACAAGAAATTTAGATGAAGCACACATAGAGTTTTTTCGTGGTATAGCAAATCCTATAGCATCTAAAGTTGGTCCAACTATGCAAAAAGATGAGCTGCTAAAGTTGATAGACACTCTTAATCCGCAAAATGAACCTGGTAGGTTAACCTTAATATCCAGAATGGGCGCTGATAACATTAATAATAAATTACCTCAATTAGTAGAAGCTACTAAAGCAGAAGGCCTGAATGTAATTTGGTCATGTGACCCAATGCATGGTAATACAGAGACCTCTTCTAATGACTTTAAAACTAGAAAGTTCGACAATATCTTCAGCGAAGTAAACAGCTTTTTTGATATTCATAAAAGCTTAAACAGTTATGCTGGCGGTATCCACCTTGAAATGACTGGTCAAAATGTCACCGAATGCTTGGGTGGAACGGAGGAAATTACTGAATCATGCTTGGCAAAAAACTATAATACTCACTGTGACCCTAGATTAAATGGACATCAAAGTTTGGAACTTGCTTTTTTGATTGCACGCAAATTACAAAATAACAATTAG
- a CDS encoding COQ9 family protein: MTEDLKKAFLAEALSMLPIYGWGAELINNIEEQTGYNNIFSSTKDLVTYHLEQNDHHMLNKLEEMEPQNLKVREKIKQALLIRFDLHDYAVTKETAKYLMMPKNSDLAVMSLAKSCDQIWVFAGDQSTDFNYYTKRTLLGAVYSASLVFYLKRAEDDNFSYKDLELFIEARIADTLKLGAFKAKIKDKITALFTNCKRT; encoded by the coding sequence ATGACAGAAGATTTAAAGAAAGCATTTTTAGCAGAAGCGCTTAGCATGCTACCTATTTATGGCTGGGGTGCAGAATTAATAAATAATATAGAGGAGCAGACAGGCTATAATAATATATTTAGCTCCACAAAAGATCTGGTTACATATCATTTGGAACAAAATGATCATCATATGCTAAATAAATTAGAGGAGATGGAACCACAAAATTTAAAAGTCAGAGAAAAAATTAAACAAGCGTTATTAATAAGGTTTGACCTGCATGATTATGCTGTAACTAAAGAAACAGCAAAATATTTAATGATGCCTAAAAATAGTGACTTAGCTGTTATGTCATTAGCTAAAAGTTGTGATCAAATTTGGGTGTTTGCAGGTGACCAGTCAACAGATTTTAATTATTACACTAAAAGAACTTTGCTTGGAGCGGTTTATTCAGCCTCTTTAGTTTTTTATTTAAAGCGGGCAGAAGATGATAATTTCAGTTACAAAGATTTAGAATTATTTATAGAAGCTAGAATAGCAGACACGCTAAAGTTAGGAGCTTTTAAAGCTAAGATCAAAGATAAAATTACGGCCTTATTTACTAATTGTAAAAGAACCTAA
- the era gene encoding GTPase Era gives MDSKCGFVAIIGAPNAGKSTLTNLLVGGKVTIVSPKVQTTRGSVRGIMVEGKTQLIFCDTPGIFKAEGKLEKAIVTHAMEQISQDMDIVLLVDAAKQNKKAVAIILEQLRFLNKKVILALNKIDLVSKGNLLPIMKYYEETNLFSEIFLISASNNDGIDDLKKVIIERAPASPFLYPEDQLTDVSSRFLAQEITREKLFIALKDELPYNLSVETDSWKEAENGKVTIDQTIYINKEGQKKIIIGSKGQMIKEVGTQARKELEEIFATRINLYLHVKVKPDWLDKPYMYTHMGLKYPKK, from the coding sequence ATGGATAGTAAATGTGGTTTTGTAGCAATTATTGGGGCGCCAAATGCTGGCAAGTCAACCCTAACTAATTTGCTTGTTGGGGGTAAGGTTACCATAGTATCGCCCAAGGTGCAAACAACCAGAGGCTCAGTAAGGGGCATAATGGTAGAGGGTAAAACGCAGTTAATTTTTTGTGATACGCCCGGCATATTTAAGGCGGAGGGAAAGTTAGAAAAAGCAATAGTGACGCATGCTATGGAGCAAATTTCACAAGATATGGATATTGTTTTATTAGTTGATGCAGCTAAACAAAATAAGAAAGCAGTGGCAATTATCTTAGAGCAATTACGTTTTCTTAATAAGAAAGTTATATTAGCATTAAATAAAATAGATTTAGTCAGCAAAGGTAATTTATTGCCAATTATGAAATATTATGAAGAAACTAACTTGTTTTCAGAAATCTTTCTGATTTCAGCTAGCAATAATGACGGTATAGATGATCTAAAAAAAGTTATAATAGAGCGTGCTCCAGCATCACCTTTTTTATATCCTGAAGATCAATTAACAGATGTATCATCTAGGTTCTTAGCGCAAGAAATTACAAGAGAGAAGCTTTTTATAGCTCTAAAAGACGAGCTTCCTTATAATTTGTCAGTTGAAACTGATAGCTGGAAGGAAGCGGAGAACGGTAAAGTTACGATTGATCAAACCATATATATTAATAAAGAGGGGCAAAAGAAAATAATAATAGGAAGCAAGGGCCAGATGATTAAAGAGGTTGGTACCCAGGCGAGAAAAGAGCTAGAAGAAATTTTTGCCACTAGAATAAATTTATATTTACATGTAAAAGTTAAGCCAGATTGGTTAGATAAACCATATATGTATACACATATGGGTTTGAAATATCCAAAAAAATAG
- the rnc gene encoding ribonuclease III, translating to MSITEIFGHKFKDITLLKQALTHPSCIGAANYQKLEFLGDRILGLVMAEYLFAEISTKKEGDLAKRHVGLVCGDTLAKIALENKLGSLIIMSKGEENTAGRENASNLADVVEALIAAIYLDSQDFQYTKAILLKLWKHKLEYINEEPFDPKSELQELLQARKYPLPEYKLLNQSGLAHAPVFTMALTLPDIGEVKVTASSKKKAEVELATKMLDRLKNG from the coding sequence ATGAGCATAACAGAGATATTTGGGCATAAATTTAAGGATATTACATTATTGAAGCAAGCTTTAACGCATCCAAGTTGCATAGGTGCGGCTAATTATCAAAAGCTTGAATTTTTAGGTGACCGAATATTAGGTCTGGTTATGGCAGAATATTTATTTGCCGAAATATCTACTAAGAAAGAGGGCGATTTAGCCAAGCGTCATGTTGGTTTAGTGTGTGGCGACACTCTTGCAAAAATTGCTTTAGAGAATAAGCTGGGTAGCTTAATAATAATGTCAAAAGGAGAAGAAAATACAGCTGGCAGAGAAAATGCTTCTAATTTAGCAGATGTGGTTGAGGCTTTAATTGCGGCAATTTACTTGGATAGTCAAGATTTTCAATATACTAAAGCAATATTATTAAAATTATGGAAACATAAGCTAGAATATATAAATGAAGAGCCATTTGACCCAAAGTCAGAGTTACAAGAGTTGTTACAGGCAAGGAAATACCCACTGCCAGAATATAAATTGCTTAATCAATCAGGTCTTGCCCATGCGCCAGTTTTTACTATGGCGCTAACTTTGCCTGATATTGGGGAAGTAAAAGTGACTGCTTCATCTAAGAAGAAGGCAGAAGTAGAATTAGCAACAAAAATGTTAGATAGGTTAAAAAATGGATAG
- the lepB gene encoding signal peptidase I, protein MFRQKSKNKEKKKQSNLRVAIEAIILALLVRSLLFEPFHIPSGSMKSGLLEGDFIIVSKFSYGYSKYSFPLGLMPIKERVFANKPERGDVVVFRLPTNTRINYIKRLIGLPGDKIQVIDGVLYVNNLEVAQKDAGVFIDNDGAIIKQYQETLASGRSYNILDKITNGRVDNTAIYDVPAGHYFFMGDNRDNSQDSRFLTKVGFVAEKNLVGEAKFIFMSSRDKLLKFWLWHKNIRFNRIFKKIE, encoded by the coding sequence ATGTTTAGGCAAAAGAGCAAAAACAAAGAAAAGAAAAAACAGTCAAATTTAAGGGTGGCAATAGAGGCTATTATATTAGCTCTGTTAGTAAGAAGTCTTTTATTTGAGCCTTTCCACATACCATCTGGTTCAATGAAAAGCGGTTTGTTAGAGGGTGATTTTATTATAGTTTCTAAATTTAGTTATGGTTACAGTAAATATTCATTTCCATTGGGTTTGATGCCAATAAAAGAGCGTGTTTTTGCTAATAAACCAGAAAGAGGTGATGTAGTTGTTTTTAGGTTGCCTACTAATACAAGAATTAACTACATAAAGAGGTTAATTGGCTTGCCTGGTGATAAGATTCAGGTAATAGATGGGGTTTTATATGTTAATAATTTGGAAGTGGCACAAAAGGATGCAGGAGTTTTTATAGATAATGATGGGGCTATAATCAAGCAATATCAGGAAACTTTAGCAAGTGGTAGGTCGTATAATATACTTGATAAGATAACAAATGGCAGGGTAGATAATACAGCTATTTATGATGTACCAGCGGGGCATTATTTTTTTATGGGTGATAATCGCGATAATTCACAAGATAGTCGGTTTTTAACGAAAGTTGGTTTTGTAGCAGAGAAGAATTTAGTGGGGGAAGCCAAATTTATCTTTATGTCTAGCAGGGATAAGTTATTAAAATTTTGGTTATGGCATAAAAATATTAGATTTAATAGGATCTTTAAAAAAATAGAATAG